GGCTTCTACCTGGCTGTTAGTTGGGTCTTTATAACTATTTCCGACGCATTATTGGCTTTAAGTACCCTCATATTAATGGGAGAATATTTTTCTTTCGTAACATTAGTTTTTTTTTTAATTAGTATTTGCTGCATAAGTTTTTTGTTTACCCCCTCAGATTTAAAAATAGTTAGGCGTTTACCTATTATCGATAGAGCCTTTGAAGGATGGGGGAAATTAAAAAAGAAGCCAGAATATGCAATGCGGATAATGCTTGTTTCTGTGTTTTTGTCATTTGGCAATACGTTTGTTGTTTGGTCTTCTTGCCAATTTGTAGGGATAAACATTAGTTGGGGCATAGCTATTATTCTGGGGAGTGTTCGAAGTATATCTACATATTTTATTTTAACTCCTGGGTCATTAGGTATAACAGAAGTTTTTCTTGCCTCTTCTGCGAAATTGATAGGTTTGACATCTATAGAGGGTGTTATTATTTCGGCGATATTTCGTTTGGGAATGTTGGGAGTTGGTCTTATTTTATCTCCGATATTTTATATGATGATGAATAAGAAAATGACAAATGCTTGATGTTGAGTTTCCCAAGGGATTATATTGGTTTTGGATAAAAAATATTGCCATATTTGCCAAATTTGGGCCTGGTAGAATAATCGAAGAGGAATGAAAGCTCAACGATTCTCCCTGTTTTAGATTATCGCCGCAAAGTATGTGAAACTGATGTTTTTTTAATGATAGCTCCCTTTATCTACAAATTGTTTTAAATTTAGCTGTTTTGAGGTCCTATTCATTCAAATTAAACAAATTAAATAAAGAATTGTGCTTTTTAGAATGTTCTATTTTTTAATTTTTTTTGCTTTTACTTATATTTTTACCTCAATGGTTATGTTTCTTCTCATTTCAAAATGTTTAGAGGTGACTGATGAAAATTGCACTCCTTATTTTATTTTTTCTTTAGGCTTAGGCCCCTTAACGATCTCATTGATTCTTCGCTGGCTATTGTTTTGTTTTCCGATGCAAGAGGATGAATTCTATATTTTTACTATTGTTCTGTTATTTTTTGTTTTTTTTTATATTGGAAGACAAACAACAGCGCAACTTAAATATCTCTTTATTGCTTTTGTTAATTCAGTTATTTATTTTTTCCGAAAGAAAAAAATTTTTGAAATTTTATTCGGGAGTACCATTGTATTTTTGATGGGATTGATATTTATAAAAGCTCTTTGGTTTCCAATTCATGGGAATGATCCTCTGGGGTATGCACGCGGTGCACAATTATTATATTCTGCAAAAAGTATTGCCATTTTCCCTTTTACCGATTCTTCGATAACTAATGGCTATTTTGCCGCTTCTGCTCATCCATTGGGCTATATGAGTTTGATGGTTTGGGGATATGTTTTTCAAGGTGGGATTGATTCTCCAATTTTTATTAAAATAATTTCTCCAGTTTATACTTTTTACACGCTCGTAACAGTTTCATATTTTATACGTAATCAATTTGGCTTATTAAGTGGCCTTTTGGGGAGTATAATATTGTTGACAACTCCTATATATTTTACTCAAGCATCATTATGTCATATTGATCCAATAAGGATGTACAGTTTTTTTGTTGCTTTTTTATGGATAGCTAAACTATTTGAATCAAAAAATTATAGGCATGCAATTTGGGCGGGCTATGCTTTAGGATTATGCTTGTTTAGCCATGCGATTGGGGTTTTAGCGCTTCCAATAGCTTGGCTTCTTGTCATTATATTGGGTCCGTGTTCGACTTTTCTTTTAAGATTTAAGCTCTCAACAGTTCTCGTGGTTATTGCTATCGGAATAGGTGGAGTACGATATATTGAAAACTACATATCATTTGGAGCTTTAATTTCAGATAAATTGGAAATATTGCAATTGCAATGTATAGATAATGAGGCTTATATAAAAATAACTCGGGGAATTTTTTCCCAGTATGATAGAGTGGTTTACGGTTTGTTTAAAGGGTTCACAAAGGTAGACGCATTCGGTTTTTCATACTGGTCTTTTTTATTGTCAATTATACTGGGTTATCGGTTAATAGGACGTGATGTTTATTTAAGAATTGTAGTTAGTTTTTTGGTCATTTTTTACTTAATGGTTGTTTTGTCGATTTGTATTGGGATCGATACATTTATTAAGAACGATAGATATATAATGACGGTTCAACCATTCGTTGCATACGTTGGTGGTATTCTGCCGGCCATATGCTTGAACTATAAAAATAAATCTATAAAATATTAATCTGGCCAATGGTAAAATTCTGTTGATATCCCCACCCTTTAAAAAAATGTTTAAAGTTGCTGTCATTTTTTTTATTTGGATACTGCTAATTGTTCCCCTCAAGGGTGTTTTAAAAAAAATGGAAAAGGAACTCAAATCCCTAAGCTCAACAGTCAGTATCGCTCAAAGCGAGTTAGAAAAATTGAAGCTATTAAATCCAGGTCTCTATTCTATGGTTGAATACATAATGGATAATACTTCAGAAGACAGCAAATTTTTGGTTTTTCGTCAAAGTGATTTTGCTTACTATGTTAGACGAAACTATATAAGGCACGTTGATCCGCAGTTAAAAAAATTTTATTTAGCTAATGATAAAAATGAAGCTTTCCAGTGCCTGGTCGATTTGGGTGTGGACTATATTTATTTACCCAATTATTATACTCCAACTATATTTAACACACCCGTTTTTCGTATAATTTCTGATTTACGTCTAACACAAAGAGTTTTTTTAAGAAGTGGATACTCTCTTTATAAAATTCTCAGAAAGCAACGCGCAATCCAACGGCAACAGTGTTATCAGTTTGACAGACAATCAATTCTAAGTGGTAAGTATAACTGGACTATGGCTTCAGAAAATTTTGAGATATCTAATGATGCGTCAGACGATTTTTTACTTTATACTTGGAATAAAGATAGAGGGAAAAGAAATTTTTTAGGTTCAGGATTAGGTTCGTATATATTTTCGCCAAGCCATTGTTTTAGCAACAAAACGAATTATTTAATTGAAAATAACTCCACATATCATCTTAGTACTCGAGTAAAAGGAAGTGGATACCTCATAATATATATTGCTCAATACGATAGCAGAGGACGGTTGCTTGGTATAAAGAAAATATGGGAGTCAATACTAAAAGATTGCTACCATGATACGGAGAGTATTTTTCAAACTTCGAATGATGTACAAGAATATAGGATATTGTTCCGCCTTGAGAGCAAAGGGGAGCTCTATATTAATGATGTCAAATTAGATAAGATGATTTTTTTGAAAAACGGCTGTTTGTCTAATATTGATAGTGATTGTATGAACGAATTTCATAAAAAAAATAAAAAGGAGCAAACTAAGACTAATCCTCATAATGGAACTTCACTGAACTGGACAAAATTGAGCTCAGGTTCGTTATTACCTGTACCCTACAACCCCAAAGAAAACAATATCACACAGAATAAGCATACAGCTTATGTTAAACAGGCGTTTGAAAGACAATCTAATTTTTTGTCTCGAATCATCCCAATAATGGCTACAAAGACAAAAACTATAGATACCTGGTTATATAGTGGTTCCGGACGGATAGAGACATCTCCAAGCTGTTCCTTTGACTATTCTACTTTGGCCCCTTTCAATAATGACGCTATTTCAGAGTATAGATTGGCATTTTTGTTAAGAGGGTCTAATAATTTAACTCCTGCAGAGTGCTATATAGATGATGTCTATTTTGCGTATACGTTGCCGGCAGAATCTGATTCGTTGAACACGAATAAACGTAGGCAACTAATTAGGTGGGATTTTAAAACGGATGATCCAGTGACGCGTTGGACTGCTTCGGAAAATACTGTTAATAAATTGGCTATCATTGACAATGAACAGGGCTTTCTCAAATATAGTGCCCCTTCACTGAGTTTTTTGCTCAGTGATTTTAAAACAATATTAGGACTTGGTAAAAAAAAGAACGAGAATGTAATATATAGTGGCACAGGAAAACTGAATGTTGCCCCCAGTAGGAATGGAAATAGTGAGTTGAAATTAACTCCACGTTCCAAGATTGAATGCAAGATTTCAGCATTAGTTAAGGGTAAGGGTATACTGGAACCATATTTTTGGTGGTACAGTGATGCTGGCGTGGCAAAAAAAAAATGGTTAGGTGAATATTATTTGCCTTCAGAGTATAATCTTTTAGTTAATGACTTTATTATTCCGGTAGAAACAACAGAATATAATATACACCTACGCCTGAAAGGCCAATCCCAGGTGAGTCCCTTTCTCTGGTGGTATGACGGTAATGGTAAAGGGCATCAGATTGGTTTGGCTGATCCTATCCAAGTCGCTGATGAATTCCAAGATATTCATTTCTGCGGCGAATTACCTCCTGAGGCAGTTGAGTTTCGACTCGCCCTGGAAATGTCAGGAGGTTTTTTTGCCAAAAAGGAGTTGATAGTAGATGACGTCTCAATTTCTCTTGAACCAAGCAAAATTATAACAAGCGATAAGGACACGCGTAATTGGACTTCAATATACGCGACCGGTTTTGAAGCTTCAGATCCCATTAGTCCGCCCGGTTGGGGCACA
This window of the uncultured Desulfobacter sp. genome carries:
- a CDS encoding lysylphosphatidylglycerol synthase domain-containing protein gives rise to the protein MDELKSIEIDYAKLPMLILSCLYTYFVRGQMQQALVFPYDVSLSLWEQMGLTTVTTIGNMIFPANAGMVYKMMYLKKIYHIDWVVTGFYLAVSWVFITISDALLALSTLILMGEYFSFVTLVFFLISICCISFLFTPSDLKIVRRLPIIDRAFEGWGKLKKKPEYAMRIMLVSVFLSFGNTFVVWSSCQFVGINISWGIAIILGSVRSISTYFILTPGSLGITEVFLASSAKLIGLTSIEGVIISAIFRLGMLGVGLILSPIFYMMMNKKMTNA